CCAAAACGGCAACCCCGAGATCATGCTGTCTGGTCGCTACCAGGTACCAACGGCTTATAGCCCGGCCGATTATTTGTACACCTATAGTTCCAGCTTTCAGCCTTTAAACTACCTGGTAGATGATTACGAGTGTAAAGACGGCCAGCCTATCACTACATCGCCATTATATAACTCTGCGTCGCCCTACGCTAACCGTGACCCGCGTTTATTGGCTACCATTCTTACACCAGGCGTGCTGTACAAAGGCGGCATCCCGTTTGTTCCATCACAAATTGGTGCCACTGCGGGCTTTCTGAATAAAAAGGGGGTTGATTCTACCCGCGCTACTGTAATTGGTACGCAAAGCGATCAGGACTGGGTATACCTAAGATATGCCGATGTATTGCTGATGTATGCCGAAGCAAAAAATGAGGTATCGGGTCCCGATGCCAGTGTTTACAAAGCAGTTAACGATGTGCGCACCAGGCCGGGAGTTAATATGCCTGTGCTGCCAGCGGGCCTGTCGCAGGCGGATATGCGTACCCGGATCAGGCATGAACGCCGTATAGAACTGGCGCTGGAAGGACAGCGCTACTTTGACCTGAAACGCTGGGCGCTGGACCGAGTGATCATTCCAACCATTAAAGATCCTAACGCTGCGCAGCGCACCTTCCCCCTGCGAGACACCTTATGGCCTGTGCCACAGGCAGAAATTGATATAGCCAAAGCCGTAGGCAATAACGCCTTTAAGCAAACTCAGGGCTATTAACCAAATACCGCCCGATCAATAAAACCAATATAAACCACTGATTAAAGAATTACTTATGAAACCACAACTGCTAAAGGTATCTACCGGTCCGGCACAGTCTTTCAGCGTGCGGCAGGACGTTCATCCTATCAACAATAAGTGGCATTATCATCCCGAAGTTGAACTGCTTTATATAAAACGCGGCAGCGGTACTGAGTTTACCGGCGATAGCATCAGGCATTTCCGTGCTGGCGATGTGATACTGATTGGTTCTAACCTGCCGCACTACTGGCGTTTTGATGAACCTTATTATAATGACAGCGACTCTAAACACGAAGCAAACGTAGTGGTAGTGCATTTTAACGAGAATTTTTGGGGCGCCCCCTTTCTTCAATTACCAGAAAATGTTGGCATCAAAAACCTGCTGACAGAATCAAAACGTGGTGTACTTATTAATGGAGCAACAAAGAAACTGATTGCAGAATTGCTTGACCAAATGCTGGCGGTTGAAGGCAGCGCCCGTATAGTGTTACTGATGCAGGCGCTAAATATTATTGCCAGCAGCCCCAAATTATCTATTCTTTCTTCCATCAGTTTTAAACCAGTGCCACAAAGCATAGATAATGATCGCATTGATGCTATCCATCAATACTCCATGGTTAACTTTAAGAAAAAGATCCAGTTAGAAGAAATAGCAGCTATTGCGCACGTAAGCCCTAACTCATTTTGCAGATATTTTAAATCGCACACGGGCAAAACCTACTCGCAGTTTTTGATTGAGATAAAGGTTGGCCAAGCCTGCCGCCTGCTGATAGAGAATAAATTGAGCATTAAGCAGCTTTGTTACGAGAGCGGCTTTAACAATTTTGCCAGCTTCCATAAAAACTTTAAACAAATAACAGGCAAAAGTCCGCTGGTTTACCAGAAAGAGTTTATGACGCCAAGGCACGATACATCAGATGTTAAAAGGCGGCAATACCGAATGGTGAGTTAGCTGATAACTACCGTTATACTATAATTCAAAACCGTACTATACTTTATTATACATGTTTTATACTACCTCAAAAATGGCCGGCGCAAACACAGCCGGCCAATACAAAACAGTGCATCCGTTCAAAAAGATCGGGTGCATTTTTACTTTTATTCTATCGGCATCAACCGCTGTTGTGGGGCAAAATAAAGAGCCCATCGTTATTGCAACCAATAACAGCGCGTTGGTTTTAAGCATAGGCGCTAATCAACGTGTTTACCAAAACTACCTGGGCAAAAGATTGATTAACAAACAGGATTACGCACTGATTCCGCAAGGGCGCTATGAGGCTTATATCACCGGCGGCATGGAAGACCAATTTCAGCCTGCCGTAAAAGTTACACATGCTGATGGCAACCCATCGCTCGAACTACAATATGTAACCCAACACGTAACCCAAACAGAAGATCTGGTTGAAACCGTAATTGAACTGAAAGACGCTCGCTACCCAACTACCGTTACCCTGCATTATGATGCCTACCAGAAAGAAGACGTTATTAAAACCTGGACAGAAATCAGCAACAAGGAAAAAGGTGAAATTATACTTGAAAACTACGCGTCGTCCATGTTACATTTTAGTGCAAAAGCATACTGGCTTACCCATTTTCATGGCGATTGGGCTTCAGAAATGAAACAGGAAGAAACCCGGTTAACCCACAGCGCACTGGAGATTGACAGCAAACTGGGCACCAGGGCAGACATGTACCGCACACCGGTATTTTTCCTCTCTCTTAACAAACCTGCAGATGAAACCACCGGCGAACTGATTGCCGGTACCCTGGCCTGGACGGGCAATTTCAACTTCCGCTTTGAAACCGATGAGCGCGATAACTTGCGGGTGATATCAGGTATCAATGCTTATGCTTCAGCCTATCATCTGGGCAGCGGAAAAACTTTTGTTACACCGGCATTCATCTTCACCTATTCTACGGCTGGCAAGGGACAGGCCAGCAGAAACCTGCACAGCTGGGCGCGCAATTACGGCGTACTGGACGGCAATCAGCCCCGGCTTACCCTGCTAAACAACTGGGAAGCCACCCATACCGACTTTGACGAAACCAAGCTGGTAGGTTTGTTTGACGATGCCAAAAAACTCGACCTGGACTTGTTTCTGCTGGATGACGGCTGGTTTGGTAACAAGTACCCGCGTAATGATGATAGGACCGGTCTAGGCGATTGGGATGCCAACAAAACCAAACTACCCAACGGCGTAAGCAAATTGGTTAAAGAGGCTACGGCCAAAAATCTCAAATTTGGTATTTGGCTGGAGCCCGAAATGGTGAACCCCAAAAGCGAGCTTTATGAGCAACATCCAGATTGGCTTTTAAAGCTGCCAAACCGTGCCGAGAACTATCAGCGCAACCAATTGGTGCTTGATCTCGCCAATCCTAAAGTGGCCGATTATGTTTATCAGGTAGTAGATCATCTGCTGACCGAGAACCCTAATCTGGCTTATATTAAATGGGATTGCAACCGTACCATGAGCAATGCGTGGTCACCGTACTTAAAGGATCGTCAATCTGATCTATATGTAGATTACACGCTGGCCCTGTACCGTGTGTTTGACCGCATCCGCGCTAAATACCCGCATTTGCCTATGATGCTGTGCTCTGGCGGTGGTGGCCGTACCGATTATGGCGGACTAAAATATTTCACCGAGTTTTGGCCAAGCGATGACACAGATCCCTTAGAGCGCGTATATATCCAGTGGGGATACAGTTATTTCTTTCCATCCAATACCATCTCGGCTCATGTTACCTCATGGGGTAAGCAATCGCTCAAATTCCGTACAGATGTAGCCATGATGGGCAAACTGGGCTATGATATTAACGTAGATAAAATGACTGCTGAAGAAGTGGCCTTCAGCAAAGCTGCCGTTGATAATTATAAAAGACTGAGTGATGTAATCTGGCATGGTGATCTGTATCGGCTGGCGTCACCTTACGAGGGCAACCGGGCAGCGCTGATGTATGTAGATCAGCAAAAAACAAAAGCCGTATTATTTCATTACAACCTCAATGTGAGGTACAAAGAGCTATTTGGCGCGATAAAATTGTGGGGCCTCGATCCGCAGAAACAATATAAAATTGAAGAGATTAACACTTTTACGGGCATTAAATCAAACCTGGCCGGCAATGGCCAAACCCTTAGCGGCGATTACCTGATGAACCAAGGCATCAACCTGTCCTCCGGGAAAATAGTACCGCTTACCAGTATGGTTATAGAAATTAGTGCGGTATCCAAATAAACTGATTGCCGGGACGAGCAAAAGTAAAAAAAGGAAAACATGCCGCTCCTGTGGAGCTCCGAAAATTACATTATATACGTTTCCTATTAACATTTCGCTCCTCTGGAGCTGAGGCAGCTTGTTTTAGTCCCACTGGGACGATATGTTAATAGCATCAATGTATAAAAAATATCTAAGCTCCGTAGGAGCGGCATGTTAAAGCCGATTACTGGTTAAAAAAAAGCAGGGCTCCTCTATCAGAAAGAGGAAGCCCTGCCAACCAGTAAACCAATTGTATGAAACCTATAAAGCTGATTGCACGCCGGTGTCTTTTGCCGATAAAGGCTTGGCCTCCACCGCATCAGTACTAAATTCATCAGCACCAATATCAAATGGGGCTACCCGTTTTTGGCCATCCATATCTGTAGTTATGCCCGCCAAAGTTGTTGTCGCCTTGTTGATGGCCGGGCTTTGCGCCGTAAGATGATAAGCTCCTGAAGCTGTTTTCTCAAGTTTCGGGTCGATAACAGTGAATGTACCGGCAGGCAAATCGCCATTAGTTTTTGTACCGAAAACCAGGTTGCCTTCCCATTTTGCATCGCGCATTGGTCCGGATATACTGGCGGCATTATCGCCACCTTGTATCAGGTTATACGCTACGGTTATAGCTGTTGCCCCCATACCATTTTTGCGCTGCATCTGTACCATGGAGATCTTATTGTTAACCATGGTATTAAAGGCAATAAGTACCCTGTCTGGCCGGTCATGCGCGGTGAGCCGGGCGCCATCGGCCACCTCGCCGTCGCCATTGCCAATTACAATGCCTGTCTCGCAGTTTTCAAAGTAATTGCTGTAGATCAGGTGATCATCGCCAAAAATGCGCAGACCAGGGGTATTGAAGAAATAGTTGCCATAAACCCGGCTTTTATTGCCATGCCTCAGGGTGAACTGCGCCGGGCAGTCGCGCACGGTATTATAACGCAGTGTAACGCCGGATGCTTTTACAGAGATCAGTTCATTCTCGCCGGCACAGTGTTCAAAAAGATTATACTCCACCACACTGTTACTGGTAGAAAGACTGAATCCGCTCAACCCGAACTGGAAAGCTTCGGCACCGTTTTTACCGCCCTGCGATTTAAAATCATTAAAATAATTATGATGGATATGCAGCCGCTCGGCAATTTGTGATCCTTTGCCCCTGATGGCAATAAACCGGCCCATGGCATTTTTATGATCGAAGGTATTATGATCAATTTCCTGATCGCTGCCGGCTACCGTAAGGTCTTCCCCATCTCCGGTATTTTCAAAAACATTTTGCGTAAAACGGCAGAAACTGGTATTAGGACCCGTTTTTGTTTTTGAGGCGGCATGGGTAAACTTAAACCCACGAACGATAATATAACTGGCATTATCTGTAATGTTAAACCCACCGCTGCCGGAAACCTCGGCACCACCGGTATGTTGTGCAGTTATGGTAATGGGATGGGCAGCGTTGCCATGTGCAGTAATGTTGATGTTCTCTGTTGCCGGGTAAACACCATCGGCCACACTGATTACATCGCCGGGCCTGGCTTTATCTATAGCGGCCTGCAATTCTTTTAATGAAGAAACTTGTTTGGTTTGCGCCCTGGCGGGGCTCTGTGCCACCATAAATATGGCTGTACACATCAAACTAAGGATTATTTTTTTAGGAGTGAGGTAATGATTGATCATTTTTGTTAAATATTATCGGCATTAATTAATCGCGTATTTTAACGGCTTTAGCATCGGCGCCGGATGATAATTTGAGGACTTTGGCAGCCCGGCTTAAATCGCCACCGTCTATTTTGATATTGCTGCTTGCGGCACCCTCTACTTCCAGTAAGGTAGTTACCGGGCTCAACACCCGCACGGCACTGGCATAAACATCCCTTGAGCCGATAAAGCGTAATAATGATTCTGCCCGCGGCTGGCCCGGTGCACTGAAACCGTTTATTGCGGCATCGTGCACATGGTCTAAAATGAGTGCCGGCCGTTCGTCTGGTTGCTCCATTTCAAAGCGCATATCGGTTAGGGTTAAGGCTTTTACGTTGCGTGCATATAAGCCGTAAGCCGGAGGAACTCCAATCTGGTAATATTCTCCTGCTAGCTTAGGCATGTCTCGCACAGCGCCCTGTTCTGTGGTGCCACCGCCGGGGTAAGTGAGGTGGATGTTATTGAACGAAATATTTTCCATATAAACATCATCCATTGAGTTGAGGGTGATGCAGGAGAACATCTCACCGGGGTTATAGTTACTGCTAAACTCAGAATCACGCAGCGGCACCGGCTTTACCACATTGCCATGAATATTGCTGAATGAGATATTTTTCACCTTCCCCGGCGCCCTGGCAGCACCTTGCGCCTGGCCGTTCGGTGGACTAATACCAATAGAGATTGGCCCGGTAACATCGCGCATAACGATATTAGAGAACGAGATATTTTCAAACCTGCCGCCCGGCGAGCATCTCATTTTTATCGGGCAGCCATAAGTCTCATAGATCAGGCAATTGGAAATGGTGATATTTTCTGCCTCGCCTCCCCCAAACCTAAAGACCGACCACCGCGTACTGAACGAGCAATTGGTGATGGTTACAAACTTGCAACTGCCAAACAGCGCACAGGCATCGTCCTGCGTCTGTACATCGCAATTACTCACGTGCACATATTCGCTGGCCACAAAATGGAAACCGTCGTTATTATGTATCACCCGCCCGCGGATATGCAACCCTTCCAGCTTTACAAACGAGCAGAAGCAAACCCGCACAGAATGGTAAGCGCTATTGAGCAAGAAAACATCGCGCACAGTAAGATTTTTACATTGATAAAATAACAGGTGATAAGGCCGGTCATTGCCCCCACGTCCCGATGGCGGCGGCACGCCTTTGGTTGGGCTGCGAAATTGCGCGCCCTGTCCGTCAATAGTACCGTTACCTTCAATAGTGATATTCTCGGCATTAACGGCAAACAGCAAGCCCACATTGCCATCGTTCATGGTCCAGCCGGTATCCAGCGGGATGGTTTTGCCGGCGTAGTATTGCTTGCCATCGGCAGTGCCCAGCAGTTTTCCCTGGGCCGACAGATGCAGCGTAACATTACTCTTCAGTTCTACCGTACCTATTACAAATACGCCGGCCGGCACCAGCACCGTGCCGCCGTTATGCTTGTTGCAGACATCAATAGCGGCTTGCAACGCGGCGGTGTCAAGCGTTTTGCCGTCGCCTTTGGCGCCAAAATCACGAATATTGTAAATACCGGTTCCGTTTAATGCGGGCTTGTCATCGGCATTATTTGCCAGTGCCAAGGCCTGATGAGGCAAACCGGTAACCAGCGCCGCACCCAAACCGGCAACGGCTACTTTATCAATCCATGCCCTGCGTGATAGTTGATTTTCTGCAGCATTCATTTTTGTTATTTTCTTAATTGTTTTATGGCAACCTATCTGTAATAATGTATTGATTGACACATTATTCCGCAGGGTTACTGTTTTAATTGGTAAGCCCAATTACACCAATTTTCATTGCCCATTAATGAAGCGGATTTGCCAATTATTCTGTGAGATTAGCAAGCCGGGACAAATGGCATCTGCCTATCAATCGCGCTTAATAATAAGCCAATCCGAAGCATAAACGCTATCATAAAATCACTCACTTTAGCCTTGCAGCATTGCTGTCAACCAATCATTAACTTATTCTATGAAAATTATTTCGCGCATCACATTGGCATTGGCCGGTCTGGTTATGCTATCGGCCCCGGCATTTAAGAAACCCACAGAGTGGCAATCAAAATTTGTAACACTTAATGCTGATGGCAGCCTCACCTACCATGCAGATGAGCAAGGCAATACGCTGCCTGATTTTAGTCTGGTGGGCTATCATCAAAATGACATCCCCCTGCCTACCCTCCCCGTGGTAAAAACAGTTGAAGCCCCGGCCGGCGGGGATGCACAACAGCTTATACAAGATGCTATAGATGAAGTAGCCCAAAGGCCTGCAGATGCCAGCGGACTACGAGGAGCAATATTACTTAAACGGGGCACTTATACTATTGCCGGTAAATTATACATCAAAGCCAGCGGCATTGTGCTACGCGGCGAAGGCGATGATAAAAACGGCACCCGCATTGTGGCCACAGGCAAAGGCCAGCGCACTTTACTAAATATTGAAGGCGCAGGGAACATAAAACCTGCCGGAGCTAAGGTTGATATAACCGATGGTTTTGTGCCTGTTGGCGCCAAGTCATTTCATGTGGCATCAGTAAACGGTTTGACGGTAGGAGAACGCATTATTCTATATCGCCCCAGTACCGCCAATTGGATCCACGATTTGAGGATGGACCAGATTCAGGAACGCAAGGGCACCAAACAGTGGCAGGCCGGCGAGTATGATCTGCACTATGAAAGAACCATCACCCAAATTGAGGGTAACCAAATTTCCATTGACAACCCCGTGGTGATGCAGATGGAAACAAAATATGGTGGCGGCGCCATTTACCCCTACACTTTTGATGGTAGAATTAAAGAGGTTGGTATAGAAAACATTTGCTTTGAATCTGAATATGCCGGTGATACCGATGAAGACCATGGCTGGATTGCCGTGGGACTGTCAAAAGTAGAGAACGCCTGGGTAAGAAACGTCACCTCGCGCTACTTTGGTTATGCCTGCGTGAGTACCGAAGACGGATCGCGCAACGTTACGGTGATTGATTGCAAATGCCTCGACGCTAAATCTGTCATTACAGGCGGGCGCCGTTATTCTTTTAATAATACCGGCCAACTCAACCTGTTTATGAATTGCCATGCCAAAGATGGACGGCACGATTACGTAACCGGCGCCAAGGTTTGCGGTCCGAATGTATTTTACAATTCCACCGCTAAAAATGTACATGCTGACG
This region of Mucilaginibacter yixingensis genomic DNA includes:
- a CDS encoding AraC family transcriptional regulator, giving the protein MKPQLLKVSTGPAQSFSVRQDVHPINNKWHYHPEVELLYIKRGSGTEFTGDSIRHFRAGDVILIGSNLPHYWRFDEPYYNDSDSKHEANVVVVHFNENFWGAPFLQLPENVGIKNLLTESKRGVLINGATKKLIAELLDQMLAVEGSARIVLLMQALNIIASSPKLSILSSISFKPVPQSIDNDRIDAIHQYSMVNFKKKIQLEEIAAIAHVSPNSFCRYFKSHTGKTYSQFLIEIKVGQACRLLIENKLSIKQLCYESGFNNFASFHKNFKQITGKSPLVYQKEFMTPRHDTSDVKRRQYRMVS
- a CDS encoding alpha-galactosidase; translation: MFYTTSKMAGANTAGQYKTVHPFKKIGCIFTFILSASTAVVGQNKEPIVIATNNSALVLSIGANQRVYQNYLGKRLINKQDYALIPQGRYEAYITGGMEDQFQPAVKVTHADGNPSLELQYVTQHVTQTEDLVETVIELKDARYPTTVTLHYDAYQKEDVIKTWTEISNKEKGEIILENYASSMLHFSAKAYWLTHFHGDWASEMKQEETRLTHSALEIDSKLGTRADMYRTPVFFLSLNKPADETTGELIAGTLAWTGNFNFRFETDERDNLRVISGINAYASAYHLGSGKTFVTPAFIFTYSTAGKGQASRNLHSWARNYGVLDGNQPRLTLLNNWEATHTDFDETKLVGLFDDAKKLDLDLFLLDDGWFGNKYPRNDDRTGLGDWDANKTKLPNGVSKLVKEATAKNLKFGIWLEPEMVNPKSELYEQHPDWLLKLPNRAENYQRNQLVLDLANPKVADYVYQVVDHLLTENPNLAYIKWDCNRTMSNAWSPYLKDRQSDLYVDYTLALYRVFDRIRAKYPHLPMMLCSGGGGRTDYGGLKYFTEFWPSDDTDPLERVYIQWGYSYFFPSNTISAHVTSWGKQSLKFRTDVAMMGKLGYDINVDKMTAEEVAFSKAAVDNYKRLSDVIWHGDLYRLASPYEGNRAALMYVDQQKTKAVLFHYNLNVRYKELFGAIKLWGLDPQKQYKIEEINTFTGIKSNLAGNGQTLSGDYLMNQGINLSSGKIVPLTSMVIEISAVSK
- a CDS encoding polysaccharide lyase 6 family protein — protein: MCTAIFMVAQSPARAQTKQVSSLKELQAAIDKARPGDVISVADGVYPATENINITAHGNAAHPITITAQHTGGAEVSGSGGFNITDNASYIIVRGFKFTHAASKTKTGPNTSFCRFTQNVFENTGDGEDLTVAGSDQEIDHNTFDHKNAMGRFIAIRGKGSQIAERLHIHHNYFNDFKSQGGKNGAEAFQFGLSGFSLSTSNSVVEYNLFEHCAGENELISVKASGVTLRYNTVRDCPAQFTLRHGNKSRVYGNYFFNTPGLRIFGDDHLIYSNYFENCETGIVIGNGDGEVADGARLTAHDRPDRVLIAFNTMVNNKISMVQMQRKNGMGATAITVAYNLIQGGDNAASISGPMRDAKWEGNLVFGTKTNGDLPAGTFTVIDPKLEKTASGAYHLTAQSPAINKATTTLAGITTDMDGQKRVAPFDIGADEFSTDAVEAKPLSAKDTGVQSAL
- a CDS encoding glycoside hydrolase family 28 protein; amino-acid sequence: MNAAENQLSRRAWIDKVAVAGLGAALVTGLPHQALALANNADDKPALNGTGIYNIRDFGAKGDGKTLDTAALQAAIDVCNKHNGGTVLVPAGVFVIGTVELKSNVTLHLSAQGKLLGTADGKQYYAGKTIPLDTGWTMNDGNVGLLFAVNAENITIEGNGTIDGQGAQFRSPTKGVPPPSGRGGNDRPYHLLFYQCKNLTVRDVFLLNSAYHSVRVCFCSFVKLEGLHIRGRVIHNNDGFHFVASEYVHVSNCDVQTQDDACALFGSCKFVTITNCSFSTRWSVFRFGGGEAENITISNCLIYETYGCPIKMRCSPGGRFENISFSNIVMRDVTGPISIGISPPNGQAQGAARAPGKVKNISFSNIHGNVVKPVPLRDSEFSSNYNPGEMFSCITLNSMDDVYMENISFNNIHLTYPGGGTTEQGAVRDMPKLAGEYYQIGVPPAYGLYARNVKALTLTDMRFEMEQPDERPALILDHVHDAAINGFSAPGQPRAESLLRFIGSRDVYASAVRVLSPVTTLLEVEGAASSNIKIDGGDLSRAAKVLKLSSGADAKAVKIRD